The nucleotide sequence GGCAACAGCAGCGCGCGATTCACGCTGCGCGCGCTGTTGGTGGCAAAACGCGGGTCCGCCGCGAGTTCGTTCAGTTCCATCGCGCCGCACAGCGACCGGAACTGGCTGTCGTTGCCGCACGCGAGAATCAGATGGCCGTCGCTGGCCGCGAAGGTCTGGTACGGCACGACGTTGGGATGCGCGTTGCCCAGGCGCCGCGGCACGTCGCCCGAGCAGAGGTAGTTCATCGACTGGTTCGCGAGCATCGCCAGCTGGCAGTCGAGCAGCGCGATGTCGATGTGCTGGCCAAGGCCGCTGCGCTGCCGCTCGATCACGGCGGCGAGCACGCCCGTTGTCGCGTACATGCCGGCCATCAGATCCGTGACCGCCACGCCGACTTTTTGCGGACCGCCGCCGGACGTCTCGTCGGGCTCGCCCGTCACGCTCATGAGGCCGCCCATGCCCTGAATGAGGAAGTCATATCCGGCGCGGTGCGCGAGCGGCCCGTTCTGACCGAACCCCGTGACCGAGCAGTAGATCAGCGCGGGATTGAGCGCTGCGAGACTTTCATAGTCGAGCCCGTACTTCTTCAGGCCGCCCACCTTGAAGTTCTCCACCAGCACGTCGCACTGACGCGCAAGTTCGCGGATCAGCGCGGCGCCTTCGGGCGCGCCGATGTCCACCGCCATCGAAAGCTTGCCGCGGTTCGCACACTGGTAATACGCGCTCTCCACCGTGTCACGGCCAGCTTCGTCGCGCAGATAGGGAGGCCCCCACGAACGCGTTTCGTCACCTGGGCCAGGCCGTTCGATCTTGATCACCTGCGCGCCGAGATCGGCGAGATTCTGCGTGCACCACGGACCTGCGAGCACGCGGGAAAGATCGAGCACCCGTATGCCTTCCAGCGGGCGGCTGCGCTGTTGCGTTTTCGTTGACTGCGATACCGATGCTGCTCTCGTCTGCTGCTGCATGTGAATTGACCTCTGCCTGGATTGCGGAACTACATGATCATGCGCGGTGTGAGCGCAACGCTCATTCGAGCGGCTTGCCCGCCGTTTCGGGCATGCGCCAGTAAGCAACAAGACTCACGGCCGCGCCAGCGCACACGTAGACGAGAAACCAGCCCTCACGCTGCTGCGATTGCAGCCAGGTCATGAGATACGGCGTTGTGCCGCCGAGCAACGCGACCACGAGGTTGTACGCGGCGCCAATGCCAATGCCGCGCACCGCGGTCGAAAACAGCTCGGCCATGATCGCGGGCGCGATGGCCGAATAGAGTCCATAAGTCAGCAAACCGAAGCATTCTACGAGCAGCATCGACGTCACGCTCGGCCCGATCGAGCGCACCACGGGATACAGGAACACGAGATAGGCCGCCGCGAACACCATCAATTGCGGACGCCGCCCGAACCGATCCGACAACGCGCCGAAAAACGGCTGCGCGACCATGAAGATGGCAATGCTCAGCGTGCTCGCCAAAAACGCGTCGCCCGGTGTCGCGCCCGCGTGGCGGATCGCGTAGATCGGCATGAAACTGATGAAGAGGTAGAAGCTGAACGCACCCAGCACGCTAATGCCCACGAGACGCAGGACGGCTGTGCGATGTTGCGTCCACGTCCACCACAGCGAGCGGCGCTCGATGCGGCCCGAACGGCGCAGTTGCTCGAACGCGTGCGTTTCGCCCACGTTGCGGCGCATCCAGAAGCCCGCGAGCGAACCGCACCCGCCAATGAAAAACGGCACGCGCCAGCCCCACGCCACGAGCGCTTCCTTCGACATCACACCCGTCATCACGCTGGCCAGGCCGGAAGCGAGCAGCAGGCCCGCCGCGATGCTGAAGAACAGGAAGCTGCCATACAGCCCGCGACGTTTCGCGGGCGCGGATTCCGCGAGGAACGTGGTGGCCGCGCCGTACTCGCCGCCGACCGAGAGGCCCTGCACCATGCGCAGCACCGTCATGAGCACTGGCGCGAGCACGCCGATCGTCGTGTAGGTGGGCAGCACGGAGATCAGCAGCGACGAGCCCGCCATCATCATGATGGTGAGCGTGAGCGCGGCGCGCCGCCCGAAGCGGTCTGAAAAGCCACCGATCACCCAGCCGCCCAGCGGCCGCATGAAGAAGCCCACGGCGAACACCGCGAAAGTCGCGAGCAGCGACGCGGTGTCGTTCTCCGCGGGAAAAAACTGTTTGCTGAAGTAGATCGCGAAGGTCGTGTACACCGACCAGTCGAACCACTCCACCACGTTGCCGACGCTGCCGGCAAATATGACGCTGGCCGTGCGTCGCGGCACCGCTTCGGCCGCCGCGCCTGCCTGCGCGATCTCGGGGTTGGCGTTCATCCAGCTTGTCTCCTTGATTCCTGTTTTCAGGTTTATTCGAATCGCTCTGGCTGCTGGGCCGGCTAAGCCGGTCTCCGGTTCCGAATGTAGCACTGGATTCTGAATGTAGAACGTCGTTTAAGCCTGGCGTATACCCTCTAAGCACCGATTTTTCCGCCGTTTTCTTTTTATAAACAATATGTTATGGCCGAAGCTCGGCTAGATCACTCCGTTCCGATATTCGAACCATGTTGCCGATATCGAAACACGATTCTAGAATCGGAACACGATACCGGCGCGGATGCGCCATCCAAAACGGAGGAAGACAGGCATGACGACACATGAAGACGCCCAACTGCTCGGACGCGGTTTCTACTGGCAGGAGCTGCAAGCGGGTCAGCGCTTTCGCACGTTCCGGCGCACGGTCACGGAAACCGACCTGGTCAATTTCATTTCGGCTACCGGCATGCTGGAGGCGATCTTCATCGACGCACATTTCGAGCACGGCGCCATGAGCGGCCGCCCCGTGCCGGGCGCGCTCACGAGCGGCCTGATAGAAGGCTTGCTATTTCAGACCATGGTGCAAGGCACCGGGCTCGCCATGCTCGAGTTCTCGATGAAGGCTCACGCTCCAGTGCTCGTCAACGACACGATCTACGGCGTGGTGGAAGTCGAGGAAGTGAAGCCCACCTCCAAGCACAATCGCGCCGTGGTGACGAGCCGCGTCGAAGTGCTCAACCAGCGCGACGAACTCGTGCTCTCGTACACGGTCAAGCGCATGCTCGCCGGCCGCCCCGAATGAGCGCGCAAGCGCCCAATGACTTCGCACTGCCAGGAACTGCGCTGTAAAGCGCAGCACGTTATGAACGACCCTTTCGCACTCAGAACGATTCCCCCCGAAGACGAAGCCTTACGTGCACCGGTGCGCGTATTTCTCACTGAAGCGCTCAAAGGCGTGCCGCCCGCCGTGCGCGCACGTTCGTGGCTCGGTTTCGACGCCGACTTCAGCCGCCAGCTCGCAGCGCATGGCTGGCTGGGCCTCACGCTGCCGCGCGAATATGGCGGGGGCGGCCGCAGTCCGTTCGCCCGCTTCGTGCTCGTGGAAGAACTGCTTGCGGCCGGCGCGCCGGTTTCGGCTCACTGGATCGCCGACCGCCAGAGCGGCCCGCTCATCGCCCGCTACGGCACCGAGGAGCAGAAAGCGTTCTATTTGCCGCGCATCTGCACGGCCGAGGCGTTTTTCTGCATCGGCATGAGCGAGCCGAACGCGGGCTCCGACCTCGCGAGCGTACGCACGCGCGCCGAGCGCACGGCCACCGGCTGGCGTCTCTCGGGCCGCAAGATCTGGACGACCAACGCGCCGCACTCGCACTTCATGATCGCGCTCGTGCGTACCTCGGGCACGCCCGAGGACCGGCATCGCGGGCTCTCGCAACTGATCGTCGATTTGTCGCTGCCGGGCGTGCATATCGCGCCGATCCGCGATCTCACCGGCGACGCGCATTTCTCCGAAGTCACCTTCGACGATGTCGAACTGCCCGAGAGCGCGCTGATCGGCACCGAAGGCGCGGGCTGGGAGCAGGTCACCGCCGAACTCGCGTTCGAGCGCAGCGGCCCCGAGCGCATTTATTCGAGCATCGTACTGCTCGAAGAATGGGCGCATGCGCTGCGCGAAGCCACCCGCGCAACACGCGCGCCGGTTGGCGAGAGCGAGCGCCGCACACTCGGCGCGCTCGTGACCGAATTGGCCACGTTGCGGGCGATGTCCGTGGCCGTCACGGGGGCGCTTGCCGACGGTGCGAGCCCCGCCACGCAGGCCGCCCTGGTGAAGGACCTCGGTACCAGCTTCGAGCAGAGCGTGCCCACGCTGATCGGCGACGCGCTCGGCGCACATCCGCAGCAAGCCGTGACCCGCGAGCTTGCCGATACGCTCGACTATGTGACGAAGATCGCGCCGTCGTATTCGCTGCGCGGCGGCACGCGCGAGATCCTGCGCGGCATGATCGCGCGCGGCCTCGGGCTGCGCTAAACGAACGACGAACATGGAGAAGAACACCGTGGATGACATGCTGACCGAATCGGCACACAACGTGCTCGAGCGTCACTGCACGCCGCAATTCGTGCGCACCGTGGAAGCGGCGCGCGAGCGCAACGCGGGACGCGCCCTATGGGACCAGCTCGATGCGCTTGGCTTTCTCGACGCGCTCGTGCCTGAGGAGAAAGGCGGTTCGGGCATGCGCCTCGCCGCCGCGGCGGGCGCGCTGTTCGAATTCGGCGCACACGCGCTGCCGCTGCCCGCCGCGCACACCATGATCGCGCGCGAGCTGCTGGCACGCGCGGGCGTCGAAGCGCCACGCGGTCCCATCGCCATTGCGCTTGGCAATGCCTCGCAGCACGGCGCGGCGTTCGTGCCATATGGGCTCGTGGCCGACACGCTCATCGTCGAAACCGCCGATGGCGCGAGCCTCGTCCCGCTCGCCAGTGCCGAATTGCGCGCTCATGGAGACAGCCTCGACGCCACGCTCACCTATCCCGCGCACGCGGCGCGCGCGCTGCCCGCAACCGTGCGTGGCGTGGGCGAACTGGGCGCGCTCGCCACAGCCGCGACAATGGCGGGCGGCATGCAGCGCGTATTCGACATGACGCTCGGCTACGTGAACGACCGCCAGCAGTTCGGCCGGTCGCTGGGCAAGTTCCAGGCCGTGCAGCAACAACTGAGCGTCATGGCCGAGCATGTGGCCGCCACGCGTGTCGCGGCCCAGCTGGGCTGCGCGGGGCACCACACTTCGGAGCAGCGCATCGCGGCGGCCATCGCGAAGGCGCGCGCGAGCCGCGCTGCGCCGCTGGTGGCGAACGGCGCGCACGCACTAGTGGGCGCGATGGGCATCACCGAAGAGTACGACCTGCAACTCTATACGCGGCGGTTGCACGCGCAACGTCTGCAATATGGATCGGAGTCGTTCTGGGACGATGTCGTCGGCACGCATGCCATCGATCATTGGAGCAGCGTTGCTGCCGGGGTCATCGGCATTTACGATGCGCTCGACGAAGCGGCGGCGGTGGCGACTTAATCGCGCCACTGCGGACATCACGCTATGCCATTGCGTTCATGATTTGTTAGTTCCGACCGGTAACGCCAGGCGCGCGATTTCCGCGAAATAGCGCGCGCCGGTCATCAGGATATCGTCGTTGAAATCGTAGCTGGCGTTGTGCAGCGGAATCCCCCCGCGCTCCGGCACGTCGCCGTTGCCGATGAAGATGAAATTGCCCGGCACGACCTGCAGGAATGCGCCGAAATCTTCGGAAATCATCATCGGTTGCACGTTCGCATCCACGGCGGCGTGTCCTGCCACGTTGCGCGCGGCGTTCACTGCCAGCTCGACGAACTGCTCCGAATTGACCGTTGGCGCGAATTCGTGCGTGTACTCGAAGCTGCACTCGGCGCCGTGCGTCTGGCAGATGCCAACGCTGATCTCACGCATGCGGGTTTCGACCAGCGATTGCACGGCCTTCGAATAGCTGCGCGTATCGCCCCTGATGATCACGTTCGATGGAATGACATTGCGAATGCCGTCGGTGATGAATTCCGTGCAGGAGATCACGGCTTGCAGGCTCGGGTCGAGATTGCGCGACACGATGGTTTGCAGCGCGAGGACGATTTGCGACGCGATGACGATTGGGTCGACGCCCATGTGCGGGCGCGCCGCGTGCGTGCCACGACCATTGATATGGATAACGAAGTTATCCTCGCTCGCCATGATACCGCCCGCGCGCGTGGCGAACGTGCCGGCGGGCATGCCCGGCATGTTGTGTGCGCCGAAGATCGCATCGACGGGAAATCGCTCGAACAGGCCGTCCGCCATCATCGCCTTGGCGCCGCGGCCGTGCTCCTCGGCCGGCTGAAAGATGAAACGCACCGTGCCGTTGAAATCGCGCCGCTCGGCGAGCAGCCGCGCCGCGCCAAGGACCATCGACATATGGCCGTCGTGCCCGCATGCGTGCATTTTTCCCGCGTTCAGCGAGGCATGCGCGCGGCCCGGCGCCTGCTCGGCGATATTGAGCGCGTCCATGTCGGCGCGCACGGCAATCACCCGTTTGCCGTCGCCCGCCGTGAGGTTCGCCACAAGCCCCGTGCCGCCAATGCCGCGATGCACGTTCAGACCCAACGTCTCGAGGATTTTCGCCACGTAGTCGGCGGTATGGATCTCCTCGAAGCCCGTTTCGGGGCGCTGGTGCAGATACTGTCGCCAGCTTTTGAGTTGGCCTTGCAGTGTGCTTTCCATGTGGATGTCCTCTTTTTCGGTTACTGCGTGACCTGGCTCAGCCAGGCGTCGCGACGCGTCGCCACGGTTTGCGCAGACGCACCGACAAGCTCGGCGTACAGGCCTGGCGCCGTGGCGCCCTCGGTGCTGATCAGCAGCACGCGCGAATCAGCGTCGAGCCCCGCTGCGCGCGCGAGATCGGGATCGCGCATCAGTTTCGCGAGGCCCGCGAGACTCGCCGCGCCCGATTCGCCCGACACGATCGGTACGTCGCCTGCCGCGCCGGCGGCGAGATTGCGCATTGCTTCTACGGCGTCCTCGTCGTCAATCAGCATGAAGTTGTCGACACACTGCTCGAGTATCTTCCACGCGAGCGGCGACGTCTCCCCGCATGCAAGGCCCGCCATCACCGAATCGACCGAACCGGTGGCTTTCGCCGCGCGGCCCGCAACGGCGCTTTGATACAGGCAGTCGGCCTGTCGCGGTTCGACCACGATGAAGCGCGGACGCGCGGCGCCATCGCGCTCCCACAGATAGCTCGCCACACCGGCCGCCAGTCCGCCCACGCCGCCTTGTAGAAATACATGCGTCCATGCGCCGCCAGACTGCTCGATCACTTCCGCCGCGATGGTGCCGTAGCCTTGCATGACGTCGCGCGGGATTGCCTCGTATCCCTCATAAGAGGTGTCGGAAACGACGTGCCAGCCGTTCGTCTTCGCGAGCCGCGCCGCATGCTCGACGGATTCGTCATAGTTACCCGCGATCCGATCGATGCGCGCGCCATACGCGGCAATCGCCGCTTCGCGCTCCGCGCTGACGTTCGCATGAAGAACGATCACGCAGTGGCAGCCAATCGAGCGTGCGGCTGCCGCAAGCGCTTTGCCGTGGTTGCCATCGGTCGCGCTAACGACCGTGAGGTTCGCGACCGTCTCGCGGTAGCGGCCGTCGATCAGCTTGCGAGGATCGATGTTCTGCTGGGGCCACAAGCGCATGATGAGGCGCATCAGCGCAATGGGAGCGCCCAGCGCCTTGAAGCTTCCAAGAGGAGAACGAAACGATTCGTCCTTCAGGCCAATGCGCGCAACGCCCAGAAGCGCCGCCGCACCGCTCAGATCCCATAGCGGCGTCGGCGCCGGGCTGATCAGGTCCCAACTGGCGAGCCAGGCCCGACTCTGGTCGCCCGACTTCACGTTCAGGATGTGCCCAAGCGTTTCCGGGTAGGCATCGCGCGTGGCGCGGGGGTTTGCGATCAGCATGGGTTGGCTCCGGTGAACTTGCAATGTCGAAATGATATTGCGCAGCCCTCGCGAAAAAGTCTCATAATTCGGCCACGTCACGCAAAAAAATATCGACTTTCAGGTTCCCACGCAAATGGCGACACATCTCGACTCCTTCGACCGCAAGCTTCTGATGGAGGTCCAGCGCGACGCCCAGATTCCCCAGAACGAACTCGGCGCGCGCGTGAACCTTTCCACGGCGGCGGTGAACCGGCGTTTGCGCCGTCTCGCCGACGAAGGCGTGATCGACCATTACGCCGCGATCGTTTCGCCCGAGAAGGTCGATCATCCCATCACGATCGTCGCGACCGTCGAAGTGGAAAGTGAGCAGATCGATCTGCTCGATGCCATGAAGCGCACGTTCGCGCAATGTCCGCAGATTCAGCAGTGCTACTACGTCGCGGGCGAGTGGGATTTCGTGCTCATTCTCGCGGTGCGCAGCATGGACCAGTACACGGAACTCACGCGCGAGCTATTCTTCTCGAACAACAACGTGAAGCGGTTCAAGACGCTGGTGAGCATGAGCCGCGTGAAGGCGGGGCTCGAAGTGCCGCTCGCGCTGGACGGCGAATGAGGAACGCGCATTGCGACGCAACGCGGTCATTTCGAAAACAGGAGCTACGACACATGAGCAACACGGCGCATCATGCTGGAGCCATTGAAGGTGACGAGTTGTTCCATTACCCGGCTGTCGCGACACTGCGTGCAGACCTCGCGCTCGCGCTGCGCGCCGCCGCGCATTACGGGCTGGGTGAAGGCGTCTGCAATCACTTCAGCGTCGCGCTTCCCGGCGAAGACGGCCTCTTCCTGCTGAACCCGCGCGGGCTGATGTGGAGCGAGGTGATGGCCGACGACATCGTCATTGTCGACGCACAGGGGCGCGTGGTGGCAGGCCGCCATACCGTGGAACCGACGGCGATGTTCATTCACGCCGCCATCCACGCAATCGCAAAGAAGGCCTGCGTGCTGCATACCCACATGCCCTACGCCACCGCGCTCACCCTCACTGAGGTCTGCGGGCTCGATACGACGTTGTCGCAGAACGCCATGCGCTACCACGGCCGCGTCGCGCTGGACCGCGAATACAACGGCCTCGCGCTCGGTCCCGAGGAAGGCGAGCGCATTGCGCATGCGCTCGACGGCAAGGACATCGGCTTCCTCGGCAACCACGGCGTGGTGGTGTGCGGCGAACGTATCGACTACGCGTTCGACGACCTCTATTACCTGGAGCGCGCATGCGCCGCGCAGGTGCTCGCGGGCTCTACCGGGCGCGCGTTGCGGCCCGTGGCGGCCGATCTCGCGCAGCGCGTGGCGGACCAGA is from Paraburkholderia flagellata and encodes:
- a CDS encoding MFS transporter, with protein sequence MNANPEIAQAGAAAEAVPRRTASVIFAGSVGNVVEWFDWSVYTTFAIYFSKQFFPAENDTASLLATFAVFAVGFFMRPLGGWVIGGFSDRFGRRAALTLTIMMMAGSSLLISVLPTYTTIGVLAPVLMTVLRMVQGLSVGGEYGAATTFLAESAPAKRRGLYGSFLFFSIAAGLLLASGLASVMTGVMSKEALVAWGWRVPFFIGGCGSLAGFWMRRNVGETHAFEQLRRSGRIERRSLWWTWTQHRTAVLRLVGISVLGAFSFYLFISFMPIYAIRHAGATPGDAFLASTLSIAIFMVAQPFFGALSDRFGRRPQLMVFAAAYLVFLYPVVRSIGPSVTSMLLVECFGLLTYGLYSAIAPAIMAELFSTAVRGIGIGAAYNLVVALLGGTTPYLMTWLQSQQREGWFLVYVCAGAAVSLVAYWRMPETAGKPLE
- a CDS encoding CaiB/BaiF CoA transferase family protein; protein product: MQQQTRAASVSQSTKTQQRSRPLEGIRVLDLSRVLAGPWCTQNLADLGAQVIKIERPGPGDETRSWGPPYLRDEAGRDTVESAYYQCANRGKLSMAVDIGAPEGAALIRELARQCDVLVENFKVGGLKKYGLDYESLAALNPALIYCSVTGFGQNGPLAHRAGYDFLIQGMGGLMSVTGEPDETSGGGPQKVGVAVTDLMAGMYATTGVLAAVIERQRSGLGQHIDIALLDCQLAMLANQSMNYLCSGDVPRRLGNAHPNVVPYQTFAASDGHLILACGNDSQFRSLCGAMELNELAADPRFATNSARSVNRALLLPVLEKAFRTRTRDAWIDALEACGVPCGPINDVAQAFGSEHARARESVRRIAHPLAGTSPSVASPLRLSATPVQYDVPPPLLGEHTRTLLDDLLGLDAARIEALCASGAIGTSA
- a CDS encoding MaoC family dehydratase, encoding MTTHEDAQLLGRGFYWQELQAGQRFRTFRRTVTETDLVNFISATGMLEAIFIDAHFEHGAMSGRPVPGALTSGLIEGLLFQTMVQGTGLAMLEFSMKAHAPVLVNDTIYGVVEVEEVKPTSKHNRAVVTSRVEVLNQRDELVLSYTVKRMLAGRPE
- a CDS encoding Lrp/AsnC family transcriptional regulator, with protein sequence MATHLDSFDRKLLMEVQRDAQIPQNELGARVNLSTAAVNRRLRRLADEGVIDHYAAIVSPEKVDHPITIVATVEVESEQIDLLDAMKRTFAQCPQIQQCYYVAGEWDFVLILAVRSMDQYTELTRELFFSNNNVKRFKTLVSMSRVKAGLEVPLALDGE
- a CDS encoding M20 aminoacylase family protein, whose protein sequence is MESTLQGQLKSWRQYLHQRPETGFEEIHTADYVAKILETLGLNVHRGIGGTGLVANLTAGDGKRVIAVRADMDALNIAEQAPGRAHASLNAGKMHACGHDGHMSMVLGAARLLAERRDFNGTVRFIFQPAEEHGRGAKAMMADGLFERFPVDAIFGAHNMPGMPAGTFATRAGGIMASEDNFVIHINGRGTHAARPHMGVDPIVIASQIVLALQTIVSRNLDPSLQAVISCTEFITDGIRNVIPSNVIIRGDTRSYSKAVQSLVETRMREISVGICQTHGAECSFEYTHEFAPTVNSEQFVELAVNAARNVAGHAAVDANVQPMMISEDFGAFLQVVPGNFIFIGNGDVPERGGIPLHNASYDFNDDILMTGARYFAEIARLALPVGTNKS
- a CDS encoding acyl-CoA dehydrogenase family protein, yielding MNDPFALRTIPPEDEALRAPVRVFLTEALKGVPPAVRARSWLGFDADFSRQLAAHGWLGLTLPREYGGGGRSPFARFVLVEELLAAGAPVSAHWIADRQSGPLIARYGTEEQKAFYLPRICTAEAFFCIGMSEPNAGSDLASVRTRAERTATGWRLSGRKIWTTNAPHSHFMIALVRTSGTPEDRHRGLSQLIVDLSLPGVHIAPIRDLTGDAHFSEVTFDDVELPESALIGTEGAGWEQVTAELAFERSGPERIYSSIVLLEEWAHALREATRATRAPVGESERRTLGALVTELATLRAMSVAVTGALADGASPATQAALVKDLGTSFEQSVPTLIGDALGAHPQQAVTRELADTLDYVTKIAPSYSLRGGTREILRGMIARGLGLR
- a CDS encoding aldolase is translated as MSNTAHHAGAIEGDELFHYPAVATLRADLALALRAAAHYGLGEGVCNHFSVALPGEDGLFLLNPRGLMWSEVMADDIVIVDAQGRVVAGRHTVEPTAMFIHAAIHAIAKKACVLHTHMPYATALTLTEVCGLDTTLSQNAMRYHGRVALDREYNGLALGPEEGERIAHALDGKDIGFLGNHGVVVCGERIDYAFDDLYYLERACAAQVLAGSTGRALRPVAADLAQRVADQIQGERLQSELFFAALRRTLTHA
- a CDS encoding diaminopropionate ammonia-lyase encodes the protein MLIANPRATRDAYPETLGHILNVKSGDQSRAWLASWDLISPAPTPLWDLSGAAALLGVARIGLKDESFRSPLGSFKALGAPIALMRLIMRLWPQQNIDPRKLIDGRYRETVANLTVVSATDGNHGKALAAAARSIGCHCVIVLHANVSAEREAAIAAYGARIDRIAGNYDESVEHAARLAKTNGWHVVSDTSYEGYEAIPRDVMQGYGTIAAEVIEQSGGAWTHVFLQGGVGGLAAGVASYLWERDGAARPRFIVVEPRQADCLYQSAVAGRAAKATGSVDSVMAGLACGETSPLAWKILEQCVDNFMLIDDEDAVEAMRNLAAGAAGDVPIVSGESGAASLAGLAKLMRDPDLARAAGLDADSRVLLISTEGATAPGLYAELVGASAQTVATRRDAWLSQVTQ
- a CDS encoding acyl-CoA dehydrogenase family protein gives rise to the protein MEKNTVDDMLTESAHNVLERHCTPQFVRTVEAARERNAGRALWDQLDALGFLDALVPEEKGGSGMRLAAAAGALFEFGAHALPLPAAHTMIARELLARAGVEAPRGPIAIALGNASQHGAAFVPYGLVADTLIVETADGASLVPLASAELRAHGDSLDATLTYPAHAARALPATVRGVGELGALATAATMAGGMQRVFDMTLGYVNDRQQFGRSLGKFQAVQQQLSVMAEHVAATRVAAQLGCAGHHTSEQRIAAAIAKARASRAAPLVANGAHALVGAMGITEEYDLQLYTRRLHAQRLQYGSESFWDDVVGTHAIDHWSSVAAGVIGIYDALDEAAAVAT